From the Lathyrus oleraceus cultivar Zhongwan6 chromosome 4, CAAS_Psat_ZW6_1.0, whole genome shotgun sequence genome, one window contains:
- the LOC127135518 gene encoding expansin-A12 produces the protein MGPLMIYSCNFVWYLLLVLCVVPRIHVVQANGWLNAHATFYGANQSPTSLGGACGYDDTFHAGFGVNTAAVSTMLFRDGEVCGACYHVICDYKIDPKWCLRSRSVTITVTNFCPPNNHGGWCDPPNHHFDMSMPSFFGIARQGSEGIVPVLYRRVACKRRGGVRFTLKGQSNFNMVMITNVGGSGDVKGVWMKGWRSGGWLAMHRNWGANWQSSGDVRNQRLSFKISLVDGKTLVFLNVVPSNWRFGQTFSSHTQFF, from the exons ATGGGACCTCTTATGATTTATTCATGTAACTTTGTTTGGTATCTTTTATTGGTTTTATGTGTAGTACCTAGAATCCACGTTGTCCAAGCAAACGGTTGGCTTAACGCTCATGCAACGTTCTATGGGGCCAATCAAAGTCCAACCAGTCTTG GAGGAGCTTGTGGTTATGATGATACCTTTCATGCTGGATTTGGAGTGAACACTGCAGCAGTAAGCACAATGCTTTTCAGAGACGgtgaagtttgtggtgcttgcTACCACGTCATATGTGACTACAAAATAGATCCAAAATGGTGTCTTAGAAGTCGAAGTGTCACAATAACTGTGACTAATTTTTGTCCTCCAAACAATCACGGTGGATGGTGTGATCCTCCTAACCATCACTTTGATATGTCCATGCCTTCTTTCTTTGGCATTGCACGACAAGGTAGTGAAGGCATCGTTCCTGTTCTTTATAGAAG GGTGGCATGCAAAAGAAGAGGTGGAGTTAGGTTTACATTGAAGGGACAATCTAACTTCAACATGGTGATGATAACAAACGTGGGTGGGAGTGGTGATGTGAAGGGAGTGTGGATGAAAGGATGGAGAAGTGGAGGTTGGTTGGCAATGCATAGAAATTGGGGTGCAAATTGGCAGAGCAGCGGAGATGTAAGGAACCAGAGACTCTCGTTTAAGATTAGTTTGGTTGATGGTAAAACATTGGTGTTTCTCAATGTGGTTCCTTCTAATTGGAGATTTGGACAGACATTTTCATCCCACACTCAATTCTTTTAG